The Pseudoxanthomonas sp. CF385 region GATGCCGGGGGGGCGCCGCCGGTCTCGGCGGGCGAAACCACGGTCTCGGTCAACCTGGACGTGGTGTTCGAACTGGGCAAGTAAGCCCGGCCGCACCGCACCACGAACGGCGCCCCGAGGGGCGCCGTTTTCGTTGACGGCGTCCTGGAACCGTGCCTACGCCCAAGGTCGTAGGCCGCCCCTCTTGCGGCCAACGTGCGGGGGAGTACAGTCTGGACGTGCGGCGCGGGGACGTTGCAACCCCACTCTTCGCGGCCGAGCGTTGTTCCGTTCACAGCCCTCAGGAGGTGGATCATGGTTCGCGCACTACCCCACGGTTCCGACACCCGCATCGACATCGGCCGCATCGCCGCCATCGCCGCCGCCATCGCGGTCCACGCCGTCGCCCTCCTGATGCTGCTCATGCCGATGGCGGCACCGCCCTTGAAGCCGCTGGCGCTGGACGTTCCGAAGAAGCCCATCTTCCAGATCTACGAGAAGAAGGTCCTCCCCGATCCCGTGCCTGTCGTCGAGGAGCGCAAGATCGTTCCCGAAAAGAAGCCGGACGTGATCCAGAAGCGGGCCGACGTGGTGACCCCCGCCGTCGATACCCCCGTGATCGTCGAAGGCGGCAGCGAACCCATCGTCGAACATTCCGTGGTCGACGCCGGCGATATCACCGGCCCCGTCGTGGGCGGTCCGCTACCCTCGGCGACGCTGGAATACGTCCGCGCCACGTCGCCGCGCTATCCGAACAACGAGTTGCGCAACGGTGTGCAGGGCACGGTGATGCTGCGCGTGCTGGTGGACGTGGACGGCACGCCGCTCAGCGTGACCATCGAAAGCAGCAGCGGCAACCGCAACCTGGACAAGGCCGCGCTCCAGCATGTGCTGAAGACCTGGCGCTTCAAGCCCGCCATGCAGAACGGCCAGGCCGTGCAGGCTTACGGCTTGGTGCCGATCGCCTTCAGCCTGCAGTGACCCGGAAGACGTAAACGGAAAAGCCCGCCGGAAGGCGGGCTTTTTCTTTGCCCGCGCTCAGGCGCGGTGGTACGGATGGTTCGCCAGCATCGCCGCGGCGCGGTACACCTGTTCGGCGACGACCAGCCGTACCAGCATGTGCGGCAATGTCAGCGGACTGAGCGACCACTTCTCGTGCGCCGCCGCGACCACGTCCGGCGCATGGCCTTCCGGCCCCCCGATCAGCAACGCGAGGTCGCGACCCAGCGTGCGCCAATGCGCCAACCGCTGCGCGAGCTGTTCCGACGAATAGGGCTTGCCGGTCACTTCCAGCGCGACGACGTGCGCGTTCTTCGGCAACGCGGCGAGCACGCGCTTGCCTTCGTCCTCGATCGCACGCTGCGGATCGCGACTCTTGCCGCGCAGGCCCGGTTCGATCTCGACCAGCTCGAACGGCAGCCAGTGCGAGAGCCGCTTCTGGTATTCGGCGAAGCCCTGGGCGACCCACGCGGGCGCGCGCTCGCCGGTGGCGATGAGACGGCATTTCATGTCGCCATGATAGCGGGCTCCGGAAACGACGAAGGCGCCTGCCGGCGCCTTCGCGTGGAGACCGGATCGCGGCTCAGAGCCGCGATTCGTCGGCGGTCTCGACGTCCTCCGGCGGCTGGTCGCCCACGGTCCACAGGCGCTCCAATGCGTAGAACTCGCGCACGCGGGGCAGCATGACGTGGACGATGACGTCGCCCAGGTCCACGAGCACCCATTCGGCCTCACGCTCGCCTTCCACGCCCAGCGGCATGACGTCCAGTTTCTTGGCGAACCTCACCACCTCGTCGGCGATCGACTTCACGTGGCGCGTCGAGGTGCCCGAGGCGATCACGAGGTAGTCGGCGACGCTGGATTTGCCGCGCACGTCGATCTCGACGACATCCTTGGCTTTCAGCTCCTCGACCGCGGCGTGCACCGTGGCGAGCAGGTCCGGCAGGGCCGGGGGCGGGCTGGGCAGGCGGGTCTTGATGACGTGGGCTTGGCTGGACAAAGGCTTGGTGGCTCCGGAGGTACGGCCGGGATTATAGCGGACCCGGCGTGGTGGCCCGGTCAAGGTAGAGCCTTTCGTCGGCGATGGCCGTTGCGACGGCCGTGGGCACGAGATGGCGCCAGGGTTCTCCGGCCGCGATCCGCCGCCGTATATCGGTGGCCGATTCGGGCTGCAGCGGATGGCTCAACCGATACACCAGGCCTGACGGCACGTCGCACAGCGCATCCGCCGAGGACGTCCAGCGCGAAGCCAGCAGGTCGCCCAGTTCGGCCGGCACGCCCGCATCCAGTGGACTTCCGGGCCGGTCGGCCACGATGAAATGGGTCAGCGCGAACAGCGACCGCCATGCCCGCCACGTCGGCAGGCCCAACAGGCTGTCGGCGCCGATCAGCAGGGCCACGGGCACGGCATCGCCTTGCTCGGCGCGCAGTTCGTGCAGCGTGTCGACCGTGTAGGAGCGGGTCTCCGGCATGCGTTCGGCGCGCAAGAGTTCGCGTCGATCCACGCAGAGGCCGTCTTCGTCTTCCACCGCGAGGTCGAGCAGGTGCGCGCGCTGCTGCGCGCTGGCACCGGGTGGCGCACGATGCGGCGGGTCTGCGGCGGGCATCAGGCGCACCGGCGCCTGCACTTCGTCCCGCGCGGCGCGCGCGATGGCCAGATGCCCGTTGTGGATGGGGTCGAACGTGCCGCCGTAGAAGAGCTGCAGCATTCCGACGCGCCCGTCAGGCCACCAGCAACCGCACGGCCTTGGCTTCGGCGATGGCCAGCAGCAGGCGCTCCAGCGCCACCCAGGCATCGCCCTCGCCCCGGCCCTTCGCGGTGCGGTCGATCTTCGAGGCCTCGGCGACGAAGCGGTCCCAGCGCGCGGGCGAGGCGTGCCGCTGCAACGCGCGCTTGAACGGCGCCTGCTTGGCTTCCCAGATGCCCTGCGACTTCATTTCGGCCGCGAGATTGCCGCCGCCGGCCTGCACGCGCGCCAGCGTGGCGGTGCGCAGCAGTTCCTTGACGATCATCGGCATCAGGCCGGCGACCACGTCGCCCTCGGCCCGCAGGCCAGCAAGGATGCGCGAAACCTGCGCGCCCTGCCCCGCCAGTACGGCATCGGTGAGGCGGAACACGTCGTAGCGTGCCGCGTTCGCGACCAGCGCTTCCATCCGGTCGACGTCCAGCGTCTGTCCATCGCTGAGCAGCGCCAGCTTGTCGATCTCCTGCGCGGCGGCGAGCAGGTTGCCTTCGACGCGCTCGGCCAGCAGTTGCACCGCCTCGCGATCGGCGCGAAGGCCCTTGCTGCGCAGCCGGCTCTCGATCCAGCCCGGCAATTCGTGCGGCTTGATGGCCCACGCCACGGCGACTACGCCGACGCGCGCGACGGCGTCGCTCCACTTGCCCTGGTACGCCTTGCCCCATTCGCCCGCGGTGATCAGCAGGACCACGTCGGGCGGCGGATTGGCGCAGAACGCGCTGATGACCTCGGCGCCCTCCTTGCCCGGTTTCCCGCCCGGCAGGCGTACTTCGACCAGTCGGCGCGCACTGAACAGGCTGGGCGC contains the following coding sequences:
- the rsfS gene encoding ribosome silencing factor; the protein is MSSQAHVIKTRLPSPPPALPDLLATVHAAVEELKAKDVVEIDVRGKSSVADYLVIASGTSTRHVKSIADEVVRFAKKLDVMPLGVEGEREAEWVLVDLGDVIVHVMLPRVREFYALERLWTVGDQPPEDVETADESRL
- the rlmH gene encoding 23S rRNA (pseudouridine(1915)-N(3))-methyltransferase RlmH — its product is MKCRLIATGERAPAWVAQGFAEYQKRLSHWLPFELVEIEPGLRGKSRDPQRAIEDEGKRVLAALPKNAHVVALEVTGKPYSSEQLAQRLAHWRTLGRDLALLIGGPEGHAPDVVAAAHEKWSLSPLTLPHMLVRLVVAEQVYRAAAMLANHPYHRA
- the holA gene encoding DNA polymerase III subunit delta — its product is MELKPEQLAARGASEPLHPVYLIAGPEILRVLEAADAVRAQARAQGIGEREVFDADGRDFDWGQLDASFNAPSLFSARRLVEVRLPGGKPGKEGAEVISAFCANPPPDVVLLITAGEWGKAYQGKWSDAVARVGVVAVAWAIKPHELPGWIESRLRSKGLRADREAVQLLAERVEGNLLAAAQEIDKLALLSDGQTLDVDRMEALVANAARYDVFRLTDAVLAGQGAQVSRILAGLRAEGDVVAGLMPMIVKELLRTATLARVQAGGGNLAAEMKSQGIWEAKQAPFKRALQRHASPARWDRFVAEASKIDRTAKGRGEGDAWVALERLLLAIAEAKAVRLLVA
- a CDS encoding energy transducer TonB — encoded protein: MVRALPHGSDTRIDIGRIAAIAAAIAVHAVALLMLLMPMAAPPLKPLALDVPKKPIFQIYEKKVLPDPVPVVEERKIVPEKKPDVIQKRADVVTPAVDTPVIVEGGSEPIVEHSVVDAGDITGPVVGGPLPSATLEYVRATSPRYPNNELRNGVQGTVMLRVLVDVDGTPLSVTIESSSGNRNLDKAALQHVLKTWRFKPAMQNGQAVQAYGLVPIAFSLQ
- the nadD gene encoding nicotinate-nucleotide adenylyltransferase, with the protein product MLQLFYGGTFDPIHNGHLAIARAARDEVQAPVRLMPAADPPHRAPPGASAQQRAHLLDLAVEDEDGLCVDRRELLRAERMPETRSYTVDTLHELRAEQGDAVPVALLIGADSLLGLPTWRAWRSLFALTHFIVADRPGSPLDAGVPAELGDLLASRWTSSADALCDVPSGLVYRLSHPLQPESATDIRRRIAAGEPWRHLVPTAVATAIADERLYLDRATTPGPL